In a genomic window of Cytobacillus sp. FSL H8-0458:
- a CDS encoding capping complex subunit for YIEGIA, whose product MVLEKYILAAITTNPSKIPSGTAVFHCEDKKEMEIIAANLEAILDGIAHALTEELYVIVKH is encoded by the coding sequence ATGGTGCTTGAAAAATACATACTGGCTGCAATTACAACAAATCCATCCAAGATACCTTCAGGAACTGCCGTTTTCCATTGTGAAGATAAAAAAGAAATGGAAATCATCGCAGCCAATCTTGAAGCGATTCTTGACGGAATTGCCCATGCTTTAACAGAAGAACTATATGTAATTGTTAAGCATTAA
- the der gene encoding ribosome biogenesis GTPase Der, which yields MAKPVLAIVGRPNVGKSTIFNRIVGERISIVEDIPGVTRDRIYSSAEWLTHDFNIIDTGGIDIGDEPFLEQIRLQAEIAIDEADVIIFLVNGREGVTSADEEVAKILYKAKKPVVLGVNKIDNPEMRDLIYDFYALGFGEPFPISGSHGLGLGDLLDEAAKHFPKHGQSEYGEDIIKFSLIGRPNVGKSSLVNAMLGEERVIVSNIAGTTRDAIDSKVKVDGQEYVIIDTAGMRKKGKVYETTEKYSVLRALRAIERSDVVLVVIDGEEGIIEQDKRIAGYAHEAGRAVVIVVNKWDAVEKDEKTMKAFEQNIREHFQFLDYAPVVFLSAKTKKRIHTLIPMINTASENHSLRVETSVLNDVVMDAVAMNPTPTDKGRRLRIYYTTQVAVKPPTFVVFVNDPELLHFSYERFLENRIRDAFGFEGTPIKIFARERK from the coding sequence ATGGCAAAACCGGTTTTGGCTATTGTCGGGCGTCCTAACGTTGGAAAATCAACGATATTTAACAGAATTGTAGGAGAACGGATATCAATTGTCGAAGATATTCCGGGAGTGACCAGGGACAGAATTTATAGTTCTGCAGAATGGCTGACTCATGACTTTAATATTATTGATACAGGCGGAATTGATATTGGGGACGAGCCATTTTTAGAGCAAATTCGTCTACAGGCAGAAATTGCGATAGATGAAGCAGATGTCATTATTTTTCTTGTAAACGGAAGAGAGGGTGTCACTTCTGCAGATGAGGAAGTTGCCAAAATATTATATAAAGCCAAAAAGCCTGTAGTTCTGGGTGTTAATAAAATCGATAACCCTGAGATGCGGGATTTGATCTATGACTTTTATGCACTGGGTTTTGGTGAGCCGTTTCCGATTTCAGGTTCCCATGGTCTTGGTCTTGGAGACTTGCTTGATGAAGCTGCCAAGCATTTCCCAAAACATGGCCAAAGTGAATATGGAGAAGATATCATTAAGTTTTCATTAATTGGCCGCCCGAATGTCGGGAAGTCCTCCCTTGTAAACGCGATGCTTGGCGAAGAACGGGTCATTGTCAGCAATATTGCAGGCACCACAAGAGATGCAATCGACTCGAAGGTCAAAGTGGATGGACAGGAATATGTCATCATTGATACTGCGGGTATGCGAAAAAAAGGGAAAGTTTATGAAACAACAGAAAAATACAGTGTACTAAGAGCTTTGAGGGCAATTGAACGTTCCGATGTTGTCCTGGTGGTCATTGATGGGGAAGAAGGAATCATTGAACAGGACAAGCGCATTGCCGGTTATGCTCATGAAGCAGGCAGAGCTGTTGTTATTGTTGTCAATAAGTGGGATGCTGTTGAAAAAGATGAGAAAACAATGAAGGCATTTGAACAAAATATCCGTGAGCATTTTCAATTCCTGGATTATGCACCTGTTGTTTTCCTTTCCGCCAAAACGAAAAAGCGTATTCATACACTTATTCCAATGATTAACACAGCCAGTGAAAATCATTCTTTGCGTGTTGAAACAAGCGTCCTGAATGATGTTGTAATGGATGCTGTTGCAATGAATCCGACGCCAACAGATAAAGGAAGACGCCTCAGAATTTATTACACAACACAGGTTGCTGTAAAGCCGCCGACATTTGTTGTGTTTGTCAATGATCCTGAACTTCTTCATTTTTCTTATGAACGGTTCCTGGAAAACCGAATCAGGGACGCTTTTGGTTTTGAAGGCACACCTATTAAGATATTTGCAAGGGAAAGAAAATAA
- a CDS encoding NAD(P)H-dependent glycerol-3-phosphate dehydrogenase, with amino-acid sequence MERKKESVAVAGAGSWGTALAMVLADNGHDVRLWGHNPDQIEEINNHHTNQKYLSGIQLPAEIKGYTSLEEALTGTDTLILAVPTKAIREVMGKIKGIRREPLTIVHVSKGIEPDSLLRISEMIEEEMPGELLDSVVVLSGPSHAEEVSLRHPTTVTVSSKNMDAAEKIQDLFINNNFRVYTNPDIIGVEIGGALKNIIALAAGITDGLGYGDNAKAALITRGLAEIARLGMKMGASPLTFSGLAGIGDLIVTCTSVHSRNWRAGNLLGKGHNLQEVLDNMGMVVEGVRTTKAAHQLAQKYDVKMPITTVLYDVLFNNVNAKDAVDLLMARGKTHEMEDLANVLEDQSGNKKI; translated from the coding sequence ATGGAGCGAAAAAAAGAAAGCGTAGCTGTAGCTGGTGCCGGCAGCTGGGGTACTGCCCTGGCGATGGTGCTAGCAGATAATGGGCATGATGTCAGACTGTGGGGCCATAATCCTGATCAGATAGAGGAAATTAATAATCACCATACTAATCAAAAATATTTATCAGGTATACAGCTGCCTGCAGAAATAAAAGGATACACATCGCTTGAAGAGGCTTTAACCGGAACAGACACGCTGATTTTGGCAGTACCGACAAAGGCCATTCGTGAAGTCATGGGGAAGATCAAGGGAATTAGAAGAGAGCCCCTAACCATTGTCCACGTAAGTAAAGGAATTGAACCTGATTCACTTCTCAGGATATCTGAAATGATTGAAGAGGAAATGCCCGGAGAACTTTTGGACAGTGTAGTTGTCCTATCTGGCCCAAGCCATGCAGAAGAAGTTAGTCTCAGGCATCCGACAACTGTTACGGTATCATCAAAAAATATGGACGCTGCCGAAAAAATTCAGGATTTGTTTATCAATAACAATTTCAGAGTATATACCAACCCTGATATCATTGGAGTAGAAATTGGCGGTGCTTTAAAAAATATCATTGCTCTTGCTGCCGGAATTACAGATGGCTTAGGTTATGGAGACAATGCAAAGGCAGCCCTCATAACGAGAGGTCTTGCTGAAATTGCCCGTCTCGGGATGAAGATGGGGGCAAGTCCGCTTACTTTCTCAGGATTAGCGGGAATTGGGGATTTGATCGTTACATGTACTTCCGTCCATTCACGCAATTGGAGAGCAGGCAACCTTCTTGGAAAAGGGCATAATCTGCAGGAAGTCCTGGATAATATGGGCATGGTCGTAGAGGGCGTCAGAACAACAAAAGCAGCGCATCAGCTGGCTCAAAAATATGACGTGAAAATGCCAATTACCACTGTTCTGTATGATGTCCTTTTTAATAATGTTAATGCAAAGGATGCTGTTGATCTTCTGATGGCAAGAGGAAAGACACATGAGATGGAAGATCTTGCGAACGTTTTGGAAGATCAAAGCGGGAATAAAAAAATCTGA
- a CDS encoding DUF2768 domain-containing protein — protein MSPALMKMWISLASMGFMFLSIILIYLSRYKLKAGVFKVITAIIAYFLMIISGIIIVIVVFSGPTSS, from the coding sequence ATGTCGCCGGCTTTAATGAAAATGTGGATATCGCTTGCTTCTATGGGATTCATGTTTTTATCTATAATATTGATTTATCTTAGCCGCTACAAGCTGAAAGCTGGAGTTTTTAAGGTTATAACAGCTATTATTGCCTACTTTTTAATGATAATAAGCGGAATTATTATAGTGATTGTCGTGTTCAGCGGTCCGACAAGCAGCTAG
- the spoIVA gene encoding stage IV sporulation protein A, with protein MEKVDIFKDIAERTGGDIYFGVVGAVRTGKSTFIKKFMELVVLPNMENEAERARTQDELPQSAAGKTIMTTEPKFVPNQAATVHVAEGLDVNIRLVDCVGYTVPGAKGYEDENGPRMINTPWYEEPIPFHEAAEIGTRKVIQEHSTIGVVITTDGTIGEIPRANYIEAEERVIAELKEVGKPFIMIINSVQPHHPNTDALRNDLAEKYDIPVLAMSVEGMRESDVLNVMREALYEFPVLEVNVNLPSWVMVLHEDHWLRESYQEAVKETVKDIKRLRDVDRVVHQFSDFEFIDRAGLAGIEMGQGVAEIDLYAPDDLYDEVLKEIVGVEIRGKDHLLELMQEFAHAKAEYDQISDALRMVKQTGYGIAAPSLADMSLDEPEITRHGSRFGVRLKAVAPSIHMIKVDVESEFSPIIGTEKQSEELVRYLMQDFEDDPLSIWNSDIFGRSLSSIVREGIQAKLSLMPENARYKLKETLERIINEGSGGLIAIIL; from the coding sequence TTGGAAAAGGTTGATATTTTTAAAGATATTGCCGAAAGAACTGGCGGCGATATATATTTCGGAGTAGTTGGCGCAGTTCGCACCGGCAAATCTACATTTATAAAAAAGTTCATGGAATTGGTTGTACTGCCAAATATGGAGAACGAAGCAGAACGTGCCCGCACACAGGATGAGCTTCCGCAAAGTGCTGCCGGCAAGACAATTATGACCACAGAACCGAAATTTGTTCCTAACCAGGCTGCTACAGTTCATGTAGCAGAAGGGCTGGATGTAAATATCAGGCTTGTGGACTGTGTGGGATATACAGTACCGGGAGCGAAGGGCTATGAAGACGAAAACGGCCCGAGAATGATTAATACACCATGGTATGAAGAGCCGATTCCTTTTCACGAAGCTGCTGAGATAGGAACAAGAAAGGTGATTCAGGAGCATTCTACAATCGGAGTGGTGATTACAACAGACGGAACAATTGGGGAGATACCGCGTGCAAACTATATTGAGGCTGAAGAAAGAGTTATTGCGGAGTTAAAGGAAGTTGGCAAGCCGTTTATCATGATCATTAACAGCGTCCAGCCTCACCACCCAAATACGGATGCCCTTAGAAATGATCTTGCTGAAAAATATGATATCCCTGTCCTGGCCATGAGCGTAGAGGGCATGAGAGAATCGGATGTATTAAATGTTATGCGTGAAGCTCTTTACGAGTTCCCGGTACTGGAAGTAAATGTGAATCTCCCGAGCTGGGTAATGGTGCTGCATGAAGATCACTGGCTTCGTGAAAGCTATCAGGAAGCTGTTAAAGAAACGGTTAAGGATATTAAGAGGCTAAGAGATGTTGACCGTGTGGTCCATCAATTCAGCGACTTTGAATTCATTGACAGGGCAGGCCTTGCAGGAATTGAAATGGGGCAGGGAGTAGCCGAAATTGACTTATATGCGCCAGACGATCTTTACGATGAGGTCCTTAAAGAGATAGTGGGTGTTGAAATCCGCGGAAAAGACCACTTGCTCGAGCTGATGCAGGAATTTGCCCATGCAAAAGCAGAGTATGACCAAATTTCCGATGCACTGAGAATGGTTAAGCAAACCGGCTACGGCATTGCTGCTCCATCACTGGCTGATATGAGCCTCGATGAACCTGAAATAACACGCCATGGATCACGCTTTGGTGTAAGGCTTAAGGCTGTCGCTCCATCTATTCATATGATAAAAGTAGATGTGGAATCTGAGTTCTCTCCTATCATCGGAACAGAAAAGCAAAGCGAAGAACTCGTCCGCTACCTGATGCAGGACTTTGAAGATGATCCGCTTTCAATCTGGAACTCCGACATTTTTGGACGCAGCCTCAGCTCCATCGTAAGAGAAGGAATTCAGGCAAAATTGTCCCTAATGCCTGAAAACGCAAGATATAAACTCAAAGAGACTTTAGAAAGAATCATTAACGAAGGCTCTGGCGGATTAATTGCGATAATCCTTTAA
- the hbs gene encoding non-specific DNA-binding protein Hbs translates to MNKTELINAVAEAGELSKKDATKAVDAVFDTILDALKNGDKVQLIGFGNFEVRERAARKGRNPQTGEEIEIAASKVPAFKPGKALKDAVK, encoded by the coding sequence ATGAACAAAACAGAACTAATTAACGCAGTTGCTGAGGCTGGCGAACTTTCTAAAAAGGACGCGACTAAAGCGGTTGATGCTGTTTTCGATACAATCCTTGATGCTTTGAAAAATGGTGATAAGGTACAATTAATCGGTTTCGGAAACTTTGAAGTTCGCGAACGTGCTGCCCGCAAAGGACGCAACCCGCAAACTGGCGAAGAAATCGAAATCGCTGCAAGCAAAGTTCCTGCTTTCAAACCAGGCAAAGCGCTTAAAGATGCAGTTAAATAA
- the folE gene encoding GTP cyclohydrolase I FolE, whose translation MAEVNRAQIEDAVRLILEAIGEDPNREGLLDTPKRVAKMYEEVFMGLNQDPKEYFETVFGEDHEELVLVKDIPFYSMCEHHLVPFFGVAHVAYIPRNGRVTGLSKLARAVEAVAKRPQLQERITSTVANSILEKLEPHGVMVIVEAEHMCMTMRGVKKPGSKTVTSAVRGVFAEDARARAEVLSLIKQ comes from the coding sequence ATGGCAGAGGTAAATCGTGCCCAGATAGAAGATGCGGTGCGTTTAATATTGGAAGCAATCGGTGAAGATCCAAATCGTGAAGGACTGCTTGATACACCAAAGCGAGTTGCAAAAATGTATGAAGAAGTTTTTATGGGGCTAAACCAGGATCCTAAAGAATACTTTGAAACAGTATTTGGCGAAGACCATGAAGAACTTGTTTTAGTTAAAGATATTCCATTCTACTCTATGTGTGAACATCATCTTGTGCCTTTCTTTGGTGTTGCCCATGTAGCATACATCCCGCGGAATGGCAGGGTAACAGGTTTAAGCAAACTTGCCAGGGCTGTAGAGGCAGTTGCAAAACGTCCTCAGCTTCAGGAACGCATTACATCTACTGTAGCAAATTCCATCCTGGAAAAGCTTGAACCGCATGGTGTAATGGTTATTGTGGAAGCAGAACATATGTGCATGACAATGCGCGGAGTTAAAAAGCCAGGTTCAAAAACGGTGACATCAGCAGTAAGAGGCGTGTTTGCAGAGGATGCAAGAGCACGTGCAGAAGTCCTTTCGCTGATAAAACAATAA
- the mtrB gene encoding trp RNA-binding attenuation protein MtrB: protein MEKKNQSGNDYIVIKAKEDGVNVIGLTRGSDTRFHHSEKLDQGEVMIAQFTEHTSAIKIRGNARIMTSYGELESEAKK from the coding sequence ATGGAAAAGAAAAATCAATCAGGAAATGATTATATTGTTATTAAAGCCAAAGAAGACGGTGTTAATGTCATAGGGTTAACAAGAGGTTCTGATACAAGATTCCACCATTCAGAAAAACTCGACCAGGGAGAAGTAATGATTGCGCAATTTACGGAGCATACTTCTGCGATTAAAATCAGGGGGAATGCAAGGATTATGACAAGCTATGGAGAACTCGAAAGTGAGGCTAAGAAATAG
- a CDS encoding heptaprenyl diphosphate synthase component 1: MNWLKIDKNVKNVLYPFSLSQYSHGEIAVGKRKLRGNKGDGMHDVKIKLADVKEQIEKKVNHPYLLRYIDSPVIDEDKLLLFISLLDDVEIPDSKAEKYAVTAMLIQIALDTHELVKNDESEDKGLKHRQLTVLAGVYYSGLYYKILAAFDDIKMIRAFADGIKDVNEHKISLYQKSPEAVDSLMNSVRKIEAALFEKLADAFSKAAWKDVISNLLFIKRLIMEKQQFMKEGTSVVFEALKKLTFPKVKEMSAEQRKYLILICDRYIDFSRNIVDQSLLKFPMANEFLEQRIHCIFNNNQSVAKTFVEEG, from the coding sequence TTGAATTGGCTAAAAATAGATAAGAATGTGAAAAACGTTTTGTATCCGTTCTCTTTGTCGCAGTATTCACATGGAGAAATAGCGGTTGGGAAAAGAAAATTAAGGGGAAACAAGGGTGATGGCATGCATGATGTGAAGATTAAATTAGCAGATGTGAAAGAACAGATTGAAAAAAAAGTTAACCACCCTTATCTGCTCAGGTATATTGATTCACCTGTTATTGATGAAGACAAGCTTTTGCTTTTTATCTCTTTACTCGATGATGTGGAGATACCTGACTCAAAAGCAGAAAAATATGCAGTAACTGCAATGCTTATCCAAATCGCCCTTGATACCCATGAACTTGTTAAGAACGATGAATCTGAAGACAAAGGTCTTAAACATAGACAGCTTACTGTCCTTGCAGGTGTTTATTACAGCGGATTATATTACAAGATTCTCGCAGCTTTTGATGATATCAAAATGATCAGAGCCTTCGCAGATGGAATCAAAGATGTAAATGAGCATAAAATTTCCCTATATCAAAAATCTCCAGAAGCGGTCGACAGTCTGATGAATTCGGTCAGGAAAATAGAGGCGGCACTTTTTGAAAAGCTGGCTGATGCATTCAGCAAAGCAGCATGGAAAGACGTAATATCCAATCTTTTATTCATTAAGCGTCTGATTATGGAGAAGCAGCAGTTCATGAAGGAAGGCACCTCAGTTGTTTTTGAAGCGCTTAAAAAACTGACCTTCCCAAAAGTGAAAGAAATGTCTGCTGAGCAGCGGAAATATCTGATTCTCATTTGCGACAGGTATATTGATTTTTCAAGGAATATTGTCGATCAATCACTGCTGAAATTCCCTATGGCAAATGAATTTTTAGAGCAGCGTATTCACTGCATTTTCAATAATAATCAGTCTGTGGCTAAAACTTTTGTGGAAGAAGGATAA
- the menG gene encoding demethylmenaquinone methyltransferase, which produces MQQSKEERVHSVFEKIYGNYDKMNSVISFQQHLRWRKDTMKKMNVQKGAKALDVCCGTADWSIALAEAVGDNGKVTGLDFSKNMLKIGEDKIKDRKLKQVELVHGNAMELPFADNSFDYVTIGFGLRNVPDYLQVLKEMHRVVKPGGLAVCLETSQPTMFGYKQAYYFYFRFIMPMFGKLFAKSFNEYSWLQESARDFPGMKELAGMFEEAGFKNVTFKPYSGGVAAVHIGTK; this is translated from the coding sequence ATGCAGCAATCAAAAGAAGAACGTGTCCATAGCGTATTTGAGAAGATTTATGGCAACTACGATAAAATGAATTCGGTTATCAGCTTTCAGCAGCATTTAAGATGGCGAAAAGATACAATGAAAAAGATGAATGTTCAAAAAGGTGCAAAAGCTCTTGATGTATGCTGCGGTACAGCCGATTGGTCCATTGCGCTCGCTGAAGCCGTGGGTGATAACGGAAAAGTGACAGGCTTGGATTTCAGCAAAAATATGCTGAAAATCGGCGAGGATAAAATCAAGGATCGGAAATTGAAGCAAGTGGAGCTTGTGCATGGTAATGCAATGGAGCTTCCTTTTGCTGACAATTCCTTCGATTATGTTACAATCGGTTTTGGTCTGCGCAACGTTCCGGATTATCTGCAGGTGTTAAAAGAAATGCACCGTGTTGTAAAGCCAGGGGGTTTAGCAGTGTGTCTGGAGACTTCTCAGCCAACAATGTTCGGATACAAGCAGGCATATTATTTCTACTTCCGTTTTATTATGCCTATGTTCGGAAAGCTTTTTGCCAAAAGCTTTAATGAATATTCCTGGCTGCAGGAATCAGCGAGAGACTTTCCCGGGATGAAAGAACTTGCAGGAATGTTCGAGGAAGCAGGCTTTAAAAACGTTACATTCAAGCCTTATAGCGGCGGAGTGGCTGCAGTACACATTGGAACGAAATAA
- the hepT gene encoding heptaprenyl diphosphate synthase component II: MKLKMMYSFLNSDLNVIENELEETIKAESPLLHQASLHLLQAGGKRIRPVFVLLAAKFGEYDIDKIKNVAVSLELIHMASLVHDDVIDDAELRRGQPTIKAKWDNKIAMYTGDYIFARALELITNIENPHAHKILSHTLVELCIGEIEQIKDKYNYDQNIRTYFRRIKRKTAMLIAVSCQLGGIAANVEEDIHKKLFKFGYYVGMSYQIIDDVLDFVGTEKELGKPAGGDLHQGNITLPALFAMEDPSISEQIKRVHEGTERSDIENIIASVKDSGAIERSLQISDKYLQKALRVLEELPHSRSKKALRDIAKFIGKRKF, translated from the coding sequence ATGAAATTGAAAATGATGTATTCATTTTTAAATTCAGATTTAAATGTTATAGAGAACGAGCTAGAGGAGACGATTAAAGCTGAGTCTCCTCTATTGCATCAGGCTTCCCTGCATCTGCTGCAGGCCGGGGGGAAAAGAATCCGCCCAGTCTTCGTATTGCTGGCTGCAAAGTTCGGAGAATACGATATTGATAAAATTAAAAACGTAGCTGTATCACTGGAGCTTATCCATATGGCGTCGCTTGTCCATGATGATGTTATTGATGATGCAGAACTGCGCCGGGGACAGCCCACCATTAAGGCAAAATGGGATAATAAGATTGCCATGTATACCGGTGATTATATCTTTGCGCGTGCGCTGGAATTGATAACAAATATCGAAAATCCGCATGCCCATAAAATTCTCTCTCATACACTTGTAGAGCTGTGTATAGGTGAAATAGAGCAAATTAAAGATAAGTATAACTATGACCAGAATATCAGGACATATTTCCGGAGAATTAAAAGGAAAACAGCCATGCTGATTGCCGTGAGCTGTCAGCTTGGCGGAATTGCGGCTAATGTAGAGGAAGATATACATAAAAAACTTTTTAAATTCGGCTATTATGTGGGAATGTCCTATCAGATCATTGACGATGTCCTTGATTTTGTCGGTACAGAAAAAGAACTTGGCAAGCCGGCAGGAGGAGATCTCCATCAGGGAAACATTACGCTTCCTGCTTTATTCGCCATGGAGGATCCTAGCATCTCCGAACAAATCAAGAGAGTCCACGAAGGAACTGAACGAAGTGATATAGAGAACATAATTGCCTCGGTCAAAGACTCCGGTGCTATTGAAAGATCTCTGCAAATTAGTGATAAATATCTGCAGAAAGCCTTAAGGGTTCTCGAAGAGCTGCCTCATTCCAGGTCCAAGAAGGCTTTGAGGGATATTGCAAAATTTATAGGAAAAAGAAAATTTTAA
- the ndk gene encoding nucleoside-diphosphate kinase produces MERTFLMVKPDGVQRNLIGEIVSRFEKKGFQLVGGKLMSISQELAEEHYGEHKERPFFGELVDFITSGPVFAMVWEGENVIATARQMMGSTNPKDAAPGTIRGDFGITVGKNVIHGSDSPVSAEREIGLFFKEEEKVEYKKLMNDWIN; encoded by the coding sequence ATGGAAAGAACTTTTTTAATGGTTAAACCAGACGGTGTACAGCGCAATTTAATCGGGGAAATCGTTTCCCGTTTCGAAAAGAAAGGCTTTCAGCTAGTAGGCGGCAAGCTAATGAGCATTAGCCAGGAACTTGCGGAAGAGCATTATGGAGAGCATAAAGAGCGTCCGTTCTTTGGAGAGCTTGTTGACTTTATTACATCCGGACCAGTTTTCGCAATGGTGTGGGAAGGCGAAAATGTTATCGCAACTGCTCGTCAGATGATGGGTTCAACAAATCCTAAAGATGCTGCTCCTGGAACAATCCGCGGAGATTTTGGCATTACAGTTGGAAAAAATGTAATCCATGGATCCGATTCACCTGTAAGTGCAGAACGTGAAATTGGCCTTTTCTTCAAAGAAGAAGAAAAAGTGGAATACAAAAAATTAATGAATGACTGGATTAACTAA
- a CDS encoding CheR family methyltransferase, which produces MADDYQEFIQNIKRKTGIDLSLYKEAQMKRRLMSLYEKKGFQSFGSFFSAIVKDRELLNDFLDRMTINVSEFYRNAQRWEVLEKNILPGLLDQNKNLKIWSAACSTGEEPYTIAMILSKMLPMSQIKITATDIDENALARARMGIYPERSLNEVPDMMRQKFFKREGSFYKISEDIKRTVTFKKQNLLSDDFGGPYDLIVCRNVLIYFTEEAKDQLYHKFSSALRKDGIFFVGSTEQIFNSGRYHLASAETFFYRKE; this is translated from the coding sequence ATGGCTGACGATTATCAGGAATTTATTCAAAATATAAAAAGAAAAACAGGAATTGATCTTTCTCTCTACAAAGAAGCTCAAATGAAGAGAAGGCTCATGTCACTGTATGAGAAAAAAGGCTTTCAATCATTTGGAAGTTTTTTTAGCGCGATAGTCAAGGATAGAGAACTGCTGAATGATTTTTTGGATAGGATGACAATAAATGTATCCGAATTTTACCGGAATGCACAAAGATGGGAGGTCCTCGAAAAAAACATCCTGCCTGGACTATTAGATCAAAATAAAAATCTGAAAATCTGGAGCGCGGCCTGTTCCACTGGTGAAGAGCCTTATACAATAGCCATGATTTTATCAAAAATGCTGCCAATGTCCCAAATCAAGATAACTGCAACAGATATTGATGAAAATGCCCTGGCAAGGGCGCGGATGGGTATTTACCCTGAGCGTTCGCTTAATGAAGTTCCTGACATGATGAGACAAAAGTTTTTTAAGCGGGAAGGAAGTTTCTATAAAATATCCGAGGATATAAAAAGGACAGTAACCTTTAAAAAGCAAAATCTCCTTTCAGATGATTTTGGCGGTCCGTATGATCTAATTGTATGCAGGAACGTTCTCATATATTTTACAGAGGAAGCAAAGGATCAGCTTTATCATAAATTCAGCAGCGCATTAAGGAAAGATGGCATTTTTTTTGTTGGGAGCACTGAACAGATTTTTAATTCAGGCCGCTATCACCTGGCATCTGCTGAAACTTTCTTTTATAGAAAAGAATAA
- the aroC gene encoding chorismate synthase → MRYLTSGESHGPQLTTIIEGLPAGMPLVDSDINEELARRQKGYGRGRRMQIEKDTVQITAGIRHGYTLGSPVALVVENNDWKHWTKIMGQDPLNPEDEAEMKRKISRPRPGHADLNGALKYGHRDMRNVLERSSARETTVRVAAGAAAKKLLSQLGIEIAAHVIEIGGVVSGQRDYSSLKELKEITEESPVRCLDQAAAQKMMEAIDAAKENGDSIGGIVEVIVEGMPPGVGSYVHYDRKLDSKLAGAMVSINAFKGVEFGIGFEAARKPGSEVHDEIAWDPDKGYYRKTNRLGGLEGGMSTGMPIVIRGVMKPIPTLYKPLQSVDIETKEPFSASIERSDSCAVPAAAVVAENVIAWELASAIVDQFYSDRFETLKASVEQQRQFAREF, encoded by the coding sequence TTGAGATATCTTACATCTGGTGAATCTCACGGACCGCAGCTGACCACTATAATAGAAGGGCTGCCAGCAGGAATGCCGCTCGTAGATTCAGATATAAATGAAGAGCTTGCCAGACGCCAGAAAGGCTATGGCAGGGGCAGAAGGATGCAAATTGAAAAAGATACTGTTCAAATAACAGCGGGAATCAGGCATGGATACACACTGGGATCCCCGGTAGCACTTGTTGTTGAGAATAATGATTGGAAGCACTGGACAAAAATTATGGGCCAGGATCCTCTTAATCCTGAGGATGAGGCTGAAATGAAAAGAAAAATATCCCGTCCCCGACCAGGCCATGCTGATTTAAATGGAGCCCTGAAATATGGGCACAGGGATATGAGAAATGTTTTAGAGCGATCTTCAGCCAGAGAAACCACAGTGAGAGTGGCTGCCGGTGCAGCTGCAAAAAAACTGCTTTCTCAGCTTGGTATTGAGATTGCAGCACATGTTATTGAAATTGGCGGGGTTGTTTCAGGCCAAAGAGATTATTCTTCACTTAAGGAGTTAAAGGAAATTACCGAAGAATCGCCTGTTCGCTGTCTGGATCAGGCTGCTGCCCAAAAAATGATGGAAGCCATTGATGCCGCTAAGGAAAATGGCGATTCCATTGGCGGAATAGTGGAGGTTATTGTTGAAGGAATGCCTCCGGGAGTTGGAAGTTATGTACACTATGACCGAAAGCTTGATTCGAAGCTTGCAGGTGCAATGGTGAGCATTAATGCTTTTAAAGGTGTGGAGTTTGGCATAGGTTTCGAGGCCGCAAGGAAGCCTGGAAGTGAAGTTCATGATGAGATCGCTTGGGACCCGGATAAAGGCTATTACCGAAAAACGAACCGTCTTGGCGGCTTGGAAGGAGGCATGTCAACGGGAATGCCTATCGTCATCAGAGGAGTAATGAAGCCAATACCGACTCTCTATAAACCGCTGCAAAGTGTCGATATTGAAACAAAGGAACCCTTCTCAGCAAGCATAGAGCGTTCTGACAGCTGTGCAGTGCCGGCAGCTGCAGTTGTTGCAGAAAATGTGATTGCCTGGGAACTGGCTTCAGCCATCGTGGATCAGTTCTATTCTGACCGGTTTGAGACATTAAAAGCATCGGTTGAACAGCAAAGGCAATTTGCGAGGGAGTTTTAA